The nucleotide window CGAAGTAGTCGCTCGACCCCGGGACGTCGGTCAACAGCGACCCGACGAGCCCGCCCGTACACGACTCGGCCGTCGCGACGGACGCCCCGGCCGCCCGGAGCGCCTCGCCGACGCGCTCCTCGATCGGCGGGTCGTCCGCGAACTCGCGCATACGTTCGCTTGGCGGTGTCGAGCCAAATAGTCGGCGGACGTCGCTGGATGCTCCGTACGAGGCGATCGCCGAGCCGTCTCTCACTGTCGACGCCCGCCTGTCGCGACCGCGGGAGTAAAGGGGTGTGCGAGCCGACTGACGGGCGTGAACTACGAGCGGCCGCAGTTCTTTCACCTGATGCAGTACGCCGAGGCGGCCGAGCACGACGTGGTGGACATGGTGTCGGGGAACCCCGACTGGGAGCCGCCGGCCGCGCTCCGGGACGGCCTCCGCGAGTACGCCGACGCGGACCCGGACGAGTTCCAGTATCCGCCGAGCGAAGGGCTGCTGGAACTCCGCGAGGAGATCGCCGCGCGCCGGAACGTCGCTCCCTCGCGGATCGTCGTCACCAACGGGACGGGCGAGGCGAACTACCTCGCGATGGCGGCGGCGCTCGACCGCGATGCGGGTTCGGAGGTGCTCCTCGCCGACCCGGTGTACCCGTACTACCCGGGCAAGACCGAATTGCTCGGCGGGAAGGTAACGCTCGTTCCGACCGAGCGCGACGGCTCCATCGACCCGGCGCGCTTTCGCGAGGCGGCCAGCGAGGAGACCGGGCTCATCCTGGTGAACACGCCGAACAACCCGACCGGCGCGGTGTACTCGCGGGAGACGATGCGCGAACTGGCGGCGCTCGCCGAGGAGATGGACGCGACGCTCGTCTCCGACGAGGTGTACGACCACTTCGACTTCACCGGGGAGTTCGAGTCCGCGCTGACGCTCGACTCCGACCGCGCCATCGTCACGTCGGGCTACTCGAAGTCGATGGCGATCACGGGGTTCCGCGTCGGCTACGCGATACTTCCCGAACGCCTCGTCGGCGGGGCGAAGACCCGCCACATGCTCGTGAACGTCGCGACCTCGCGGCCGCCGCAGGTTGCAGTGTTGCGCGCACTCCGCGAGACGGAGACGGAGTACTACGAGTCCGTCAGGTCGCTGCTCCGAGAGCGGGTCGACACCTTCACCGACGCGCTCGACGCGGCGGGGGCCGAGTACTCCCGCCCCGACGGGGGGTTCTACGTCCTCGCCCGGTTCGATGGTTTCCCGGGAACGATGGCGAACGCGGAGCGCCTCGTCGACGAAGCGGGGGTCGCCGGGATGCCGGGCGATACCTTCGGCTCGGCGCGGGACGAGTGGCTCCGATTCGCGCTCGTCACGCCGCGCGTGGAGGAGGCGGCGGCGCGGCTGGCCGACTACTTCGACTGACTCGCCGGAACTTCTCGGGCCGGTGAGGCCTACACGGACTGTCGGTCCCGCCCGTCCATGGAACCAGGTGCGTCCGCGACGGTCTGGGTTCGGTTTCGTACTTGAACCTTCACACGCGGGCGGTAACTCCGAATTCTGGCCGACCTGTTCGAAACCGCGACCAACGGATAGACAAGCACCGCCTCCCTCCTCCCCCCATGAACGATATCGACGTCGAACCCGTCAACGACGTGGACGAGGACGTTGGGGGCAACAGGCCGCCAGCGGACCCCGCAGGGATGGGAACGACGGTCGACACGGCCGACCTCGCCGAGCGAAGCGCCCCCGAGTACGTGCTGTACGGCGGGAAGGGTGGCGTCGGGAAGACCACCTGCGCGGCCGCGACGGCGCTCGCAAGCGCGGCGGGCGGCACGTCGACGCTCGTCGTCTCCACCGATCCGGCCCACTCGCTGTCGGACACGCTCGACACCGAGATCCTGTCACGGCCGTCCCGAATCAGGGAGGACGTTCCCCTGTACGCCGCCGAGATCGACCCCGACGCCGCGATGGAGGACGGGCTGTTCGGCGACGAGGGGATGGGTGCCGAAGACGATGGGGCGAGAGCTGGCGCAGGCGGTACGGACGCCGCCGGGGGGAACCCGCTCGGCGGCCTCGGTGGGATGGGTGAGGCGATGGAGGACGGGCCGATGGGCGCGATGCTCGGCGGCACGATGCCCGGCGCCGACGAGGCGGCCGCGATGCGCCAGTTGCTCGAACACCTCGACGACCCGCGGTTCGACCGCGTCGTCGTCGACACCGCGCCGACGGGCCACACGCTCCGACTGCTCCAGCTCCCGGAGCTGCTGGACTCGATGGTCGGCCGGCTGATGAAGCTCCGTCAGCAGTTCTCCGGCATGATGGAGGGCGTGAAGGGTATGTTCGGGATGGGCGAGGGCGGCCCGGGGGAGCCGGACCTCGACGAGCTGAAGGACCGTATCGAGCGCCTCCGCACCGTCCTTCAGGACCCCGATCGGACAGACTTCCGGGTCGTCATGGTGCCGGAGGAGATGAGCGTGATGGAGTCCGAGCGTCTCGTCGAGCGGCTCGACGAGTTCGACATCCCCGTGTCGACGCTCGTGGTGAACCGCGTGATGGAGGACCCGGGCGACGTGGCCGGCGCGGCCGTCGACGACGACTGGGTCGTCACGCCGAACCTCGACACCTGCGAGTTCTGCCAGCGCCGCTGGGAGGTGCAGCAGAACTCCCTCTCCCGGGCGACGGAACTGTTCCGCGGGCGCGACGTGAAACGGGTCCCCCTGCTGGCAGACGAGGTGCGCGGCGAGGACGCGCTCCGCGTCGTCGCGGCCTGTCTGGCCTGAGCCCGGATCTCACCGACCCGTCGTCGCGCTACCCGTCGCACTCGGCCGGTTCCTCGACCAGTTCCCTCGCGAGGTCGCGGGCGGCGGCGACGTGCTCGTCGGCCTCGTCGTTCCCCGTCCCCTCGACCTCCGCGAGCAGGTCGCGGACGTGTTCGGCGCGCTCGCTGACGACGGCCGGCTCGGCCGGTCGCTCGGCGAGGTCGCGTGCGACCGCCTCGGCCTCCCCGAGGTAGGCGCCGACTTCGCGCTCGACCGGGAGTTCGGCCGTGGCTTCGAGGTGGTCGTGTAGCCGGCGGACGCGCTCGTCCGTCATCGTTCACCCATCACTCGAAGCTACCCCAGTTTCTTCGCCAGCGACCAGACGCCGTCGGCGAGCCACGTGGGCAGGTAGCGTCCGAGTTCGCCGGCCTTGGCGATCGGGCCGACCGGATAGCGCGCCGCGGGCTCGGTCGAACTCGCGGCGTTGACCACGTCGGCTGCGACCTCCTCGGGCGCGATGGCGCCGACGCCGCCCCCGCCGACGGCGTCGTAGTCCTCGTAGAGCGAGTAGAACGACTCGTAGGCGCCAGAGCGGTCGAGTCCGCCGAGTTCCGACTCGACGCGGTCCTCGAACATGCTGTCGACCGGGCCGGGTTCGATCAGCGCCACGTCGATGCCGTACTCGCGCACCTCGTTCCGCAGCGCGTCGGACATTCCCTCCATCGCGAACTTCGACCCGGAGTAGACGCCGGTCCCCGGGACGGCGATGCGCCCGAGCACGCTCGAGACGTTCACGATGGTGCCGTCCTCGCGGCGGCGCATCGCCGGTAGGACCGCCTTGATGAGCCGGTGGGGGCCGAAGACGTTCACGTCGAACTGCTCCCGGACGGCGTCGCTCGACACGTCCTCGACGGGACCGAGCTGGCCGTAGCCGGCGTTGTTCACGAGGCAGTCGATGCGTCCCTCCTCGTCGAGCATCCGGTCCACGACGCGCTCGACGTCGTCACCGTCGGTCACGTCGAGGGTCGCGATGCGGCAGCCCTCACGCTCGCCGAGCGTCTCGATGTCGGCGGTGTTCCGGGCCGTCGCGTACACCGTCCACTCCTCGTCGAGGAAGGCCTCGGCCGACGCGCGACCGATGCCCGACGAACAACCTGTGATGAGGACCGTCCGTTCCATATCCACACGTCGGCGGCGGGGATGTTAACTTTCGGCCTCTCGGTCGCCGGCGGTTCGGCACGCACGACGGTTCGGTGGGGTGCTCGGAGGTACTCCTCCTCGCCGAAAGGTGGAACTACTGTGTTGGCGTGCGGCGGCCGCACCGAGTCGAGAGCCGCGGGGGATCCCGAGATCGTCCGCTTCCCAGAGACCACTGGTTCAGCTCCAGCGAACCCTACTGTGGTGATGCGGTACTCTCTGACGAACTACTCTCCCTGAACTTCGCGCTTCACTTCGTCGGCGTACGAATCCGCCAGACGCGTCGGCTCCGGGAGCTTGTACCCGTCGCACAGCGACGCGACGAGGTCGACGGTCGTCTCGGCGCTCACGCGGTGGCCCGGGCTCACGTACAGCGGGTTGATGACGGGGTTGTTCTCGTACTGCCGGGACTGGTAGGCGTAGCCGATGACGGTGCCCTCGGGCGCCGTCACGCAGCCGTTCGATTCAATGGAGGCCCGCCAGCCCTGTGGTCGCCCGTCCGGGTCCGCTGTGAGCGTGCCACAGAGGAGGCTCTTGGCGACGCCGACGGCCGGCGCGTCGAGCATGACGCCCATGTGGGTGGCGATGCCGGCCTCCCGGAAGTGGACCCGTCCGCTGCCGTCGAGGGCGTACAGGTCCGGCTCCGAGTCGAGCGTGGCGAGCGCGTCGAGGATGGGCCCGCCCTCGCGGAACGAGAGCAGGCCGGGGATGTAGGGGATGTCGAGCGGGGAGACGGCGTAGGTGCGTTCGACGACCTCGCCGCCACGCATCACCACGACCGCAGAGATCGCCCAGTCGTCGAGGAACGCCTGGTCGACGCCGGCGACGAGGGGGCGGTCGGCGTCGACCGCGGCGTCGGCGCCGAGCCGGTCACCGAGCGAGCGCTGGGCGTCGGCGAGGCCTACCACGTCTGGGTCGAACGGGAGGTCGTCCGTGAACGTCGCCGCCCCGGCCACCTCCCGCTGGAGCGCCTCCATCTCCTCGCGGGAGAGCGCGGGGTCGGGCCGGAACTCCGGACGGACGATCGTGGGCATTCAGAAGCGCCCGCGCCCCGGTCCGCCCGGGCCGCCAGGTCCGCCGAACTGGATCTGTTCGGGCGCGCTCCGGTCGCCCTTCACCATCGCGCCGTACGCGAAGCCGATGACCAGGCCGGCGAGGTGCGCCCAGTTCGCCGAGTTGCCGCCACCGGGTGCGACCGAGAACCCCCAGAGGACGGAGATCACCGCGAACCCGATGGTGAGCACCCACAGCGGCATCGGGATGACGAAGTAGAGGTACACCTTCAGGTTCGGGCGGAGCACCGTCAGCAGGCCCATGATGGCCATGATGGCGCCCGAGGCGCCGACGACGCCGGTCACCGACCCCGGATCGAGCACCATGCTCGCGCCGATCTGGGCGAGGCCGGCCAGCACGCCGGAGACGAGGAACAGGGCCGTGAAGCGCTTGAAGCCGAGCCGGCGCTCCACGACCGGGCCGAAGAAGTACAGCGCGATGCTGTTGAAGACGATGTGAGTGAACCCGCCGTGGGCGAAGACAGACGTGACCCAGGTCCAGACGTACTCGACGTGCGTGCTGGAGAGGACGAAGGCCGCGTCCCACAGTGGGGACGGTCGTCCCGGGGTCGGGGTGGGGATGCCGAGCAGGAACGGGAAGACGACGAACTGCAGCAGGAACGTGACCCACATCAGGCCCAGGAACACGTACGTCATGTTCCCCCGGAAGAAGCCGATGCTCCCGCCGGTGGAGGTCTGTCGGTCCACGTAGGAACTCACGCGCGAGGTCACGCCGCCCGACTCTCGACCGCGTTCGTCTACCGAGTCGTCGAAGCCGGAGTCGAAGACGCCGCCGGGGTCGTTCCAGTCGCCGAGCCCCGGGCAGTCGTGGTTCTCCGGGAGGCGGTGTTCCGAGCAGAACGTCCGTCCGCAGCGACGACACTGGTACGGCATACTCTCGTACTCGCCGCACGCGTCGCATCTCGCCATTACCCGCCCTTACCGGGGGCCGGTAATAGGAGTTGCCTCCGAGGGCCGGTTCTACGCGCGGACGCCGTCCGATTCGTCGGCTCGGCCGGCTCTGGTCGGCTCAGTCGTCGTCCGTCGCCTCGGCGTCCTCGTCCTGGTCGCCCCCATCCGTTCCCTCGTCGCCCGCATCCGCTTCCCCGGCGCCGCGTCCGTCGGGGTCGAAGTTCGCGGGCACCACGGTCGGGTGATCCAGGCCGACGGTCGGGCGTTTGGCTGCCATGCTTGTTCGGAACGTGGCGCCCCGCACCCAAAAGATTACTCATAATTATAACACATTCGCCCCTCGACGTCCATGTCTCCCGGTCATGAGTCGGCTTCCCTGCTCGCGATTGGATGAACGACGACCAGAGGGCTGCCGATCCGACAGTTCACGGAAGAAATCGTGCCGCGGGCGAGCGTGCCGCCCTGTCAGCCGAAGTGTTCCTCGTAGAGGTCCTGCGCGTGTTCGATCGCATCGTAGGCGGCCTGTTGGTCCTCCCAGCCGAGCGTCTCGACCTCCTTACCGGCCTCGAGGTTCTTGTAGGTCGAGAAGAACTCGTCGATCTCGTCGCGGGTCTGCTGGGTAATGTCCTCCAGGTCCTCGATGTGGTCGTAGCGCGGGTCCTCGCTCGGCACCGCGATGACCTTGTCGTCCTGCTCGCCGTCGTCGTCCATCTTCATCAGTGCGACGGGGCGGGCCTCGATGATGCAGCCCGGGAACGTCGCGTCCTCGACGAGCACGAGCACGTCGAAGGGATCCTCGTCGTCGTAGTACGACTGCGGGATGAACCCGTAGTCGGAGGGGTAGTGGACGTTCGAGTGGAGCACGCGGTCGAGGACGACGCCGGGGATGTCTTTGTCGTACTCGTACTTGTTGCGCTCGCCCTTCAGACACTCGACGACGGCGTAGATCTCCTCGGGGGCGTTCGGCCCCGTCTCGAGGTCTTCCCAGAGGTTCGTCATGCACCTACGGATTCCCCGAAAACGGGCAAAGTCCTTTCGACACGCCTCGGAGCGACGCCGTACTCGATTGCGCCTGTCGCGCGCGAGGTCGGAGAACCGTGTCGCGCGCGGCCTGACAGGTAGGCCACACCTGCGATTCCCGGCCGAGCCTTTAACCGCCAGCCTGTTGTCTTGCCGGCCGAGGCGCACGCTCGGTCCGACGACTGCGGGGGAACGGTCCGTCGGAAGTCCCGAAGAGCGGTGCGTACGGCCTTCTACCGCCGGAATCGGCGACCCAAGTTGCCAAGCATTAAATAGCCAGGTGACATCTCTCCTGGTATCGCATGTCAGAGGCACAAACCCAGAGCGACAGTGCGGGCATCGCTCGCGACCTGACCGCGTTCCAACAGAACATCCTCGTCATCCTCTCCGAGGAACCGATGTACGGCCTGGCGATCAAGCGGGAGCTCGAGTCGTACTACGACGCCGAGGTGAACCACGGTCGGCTCTACCCGAACCTGGACGACCTCGTCGAGATGGACCTCGTCGAGAAGAGCGAACTGGACAAGCGGACGAACCAGTACGCGCTCACCGAGGAGGGCCGCCTCGCGGTCCTCGACCGGCTCGACTGGGTGCTCTCGAAGTACGTCACCGACGAGGACCGTGCGGGCGACATCCGCGAGCGAATCGACGTCGAATAATCGGACACGGACCGACGACCGACTTACGAAGGGGGGAAGTCGTCGGCCGACTCGGTCACGAGTCGGACGGACGCCGTTACGGCGTCCCGCTGTTCTTCTGACGGCCAGGCGTTGCGCGGGAAGTACTCCTCGAGGAACTCCGCCACCTCGTCGGCCGTCGCGTCCTCGACGCGCTTCGCGTAGTGGTTACCCATGAAGTCCGCGAACGCGCGGGCGTTCGCGCGGTGCGGCTCGCCGTGCTCGGCGGCGACGCGCTCGACTACAGCTGCATTGTGAGCCTCGACGGCCGCCCAGTCGTCCGGATCCTCGGGGCCGGAGAGGGTGCGTTCGACGGCCCGCGAGGTGTCCTCGATCCGCTCGATGCGGACGACGCCGTCCTCCAGCCACTCCTCCGGGTGGAGGACGAGCGTGTCGTCCGGCTCGCGGACGCGCGCCGTGAACTCGTGTTCGGCGAGCCGTTCGCTCCGGTCCTCACGGTAGGCTTCCGCTTCCGCCTCGCCGACGGCCTCCCGGGCGAGTCGGGTGAGCCGCTCCGCCTCGTCGACGACGCGCTCGGGAAGCTCCTCGGTCTCCTCCTCCTTCCCGATCTCCTCACCCTCCTCAGGGCCCGGTTCGGCGTCCCCGTCCGTCCCGTCCGCGGTTCTCTCGTTCTCAGGAGCCATCGAACGCCTCGTTCGCCAGGTCGTCGGCGCGCTCGTTTATCTCCCGCGGCACGTGGTCGATCGACCAGCGGTCGAACCCGTCGAGCAACTCGCGGGCTCGGACCCGCCGCTCGCGGAGCGTCGGTTCGTTCACGTTCCACTCCCCGCGGACCTGCTTGACGACGAGCTGGGAGTCGCCCCGCACGTCGACCTCGTCCAGGCCGTAATCGCGTGCGCCTTCGAGCGCCCTGACCAGCGCGGCGTACTCCGCCTTGTTGTTCGTCGTCCGCCCGATGCGCTCGGAGCCCTCGGCGACGACGCCGTCGCCGGTGACGATCGCCCACCCGATGGCCGCCGGGCCGGGATTGCCGCGCGAGGCGCCGTCGAAGTAGACGTGGCCGCGGCCGCCCCCCTCGCGGAGCAGCGTCGTCAGTCCCGCCGGGTCGCTCCCCTGGACGACGACCTTGTCGTTGTAGGCGACGGCGGTCGCGCCGTCGCGCTCGGCGCGCCAGCGTTCGTGGTCCGTGTTCCCGCCCGAAACGGCGACCCCGGCCTCCTCCAGCCGACTCCTCGCGGCGTCGGGGTCGCACTCGATGACCGGCATACGCCCCCCTCCGGCCCCTCCCGGCGAAAGGGTTCCGTTCGCGCTCGCGTCGCGTCGTTCCCTGCATCCGCCACACTAACTTTCAAGTGAATCCCGGGGGATAATATAAAAACGCGATGACACGGCCAACCCGCCAGCGGGAGGAGCGAGGGCGACGACAGTGGGAGGACAGCGGGGAGTCGGAGACGACGGAGGAGGCTGATCTCGACGTGGACGACATCGACGAGGACGAACTCGTCCGGACCGGGGACGGCGAGTTGATGCACGAGCCGACGGGGCTCATCCTCGAGGAGGATCGGATCGACCCCGGCCCGGAGTGGCGCGCGTTCAACCACTCCGAGCGCCAGTCGAAGTCCCGCGTCGGCGCGCCGACGACGAAGACGATGCACGACAAGGGTCTGACGACGACCATCGACTGGAAGGACCAGGACGCCTACGGCCGGTCCATCTCCTCGAAGAAGCGGTCCCAGATGCACCGCCTGCGCAAGTGGCAGGAGCGCATCCGGACCAAGGACGCCGGCGAGCGGAACCTCCAGTTCGCGCTTTCGGAGATCGACCGTATGGCCTCGGCGCTGGGCGTGCCGCGCTCGGTGCGCGAGGTCGCCTCGGTCATCTACCGGCGCGCGCTGAAGGAGGACCTCATCCGCGGCCGCTCCATCGAGGGCGTCTCCACGTCCGCGCTGTACGCCGCCTGCCGGAAGGAGGGCATCCCGCGCTCGCTCGAGGAGATCTCCGAGGTGTCGCGCGTCGAGCGCAAGGAGATCGGCCGGACCTACCGGTACATCTCCCAGGAGCTCGGCCTCGAGATGAAACCCGTCGACCCGAAGAAGTACGTCCCCCGGTTCAGTTCCGAACTGGAACTGAGCGAGGAGGTCCAGAACAAGGCGAACGACATCATCGAGACGACGGCCGAGCAGGGCCTGCTCTCCGGCAAGTCCCCGACGGGATACGCAGCGGCGGCGATCTATGCGGCGTCGCTGCTGTGCAACGAGAAGAAGACCCAGCGCGAGGTCGCCGACGTCGCCCAGGTGACCGAGGTCACCATCCGCAACCGCTACCAGGAGCAGATCGAGGCGATGGGCATCCACGCCTGATCGCCGGCCCGACCACGCCTTTTCGTCCACTCCGATCGCTCGCTCACACCGGTAGCGACGCGGAACTTCAAATACGAACACGGGACCAGCACGCCCGTGACCTGACCCCCGCCGCGCGGCGGTCCGCGGGAGTCGCCTCGTACCGAACCGGGAGTCGTTCGAGGCCTGCGACGACCTGCCGCGCGGACGTCCCTTCGCGTCGCCTGTCAGCCCCCGCTTCCGACCCGAATCGCCGGCCCTCCGGACCGCCGTATCCCCGCGACGGGGAACGTTCAAGCCCTCGCGGCGGCTAGGCTCTCCCGTATGAAACTGGACGACTTCATGGAGTTCGAGGTCAACGAGCGCGCCGAGCGCCGCCGCCTCGCCGCGGAGAAGTCCTACGAACTCCTCGACCACATGGAGTCGTTCCAGCACCGCTTCGACGAGGCGACGAGCGGCGACTCCATGTTCGGCTCCGTCTCGCCGTCGATCTTCGTCGGGCGTTCGAACTACCCGAAGGTCTCGACGGGCATCCTCTCGCCCGTGGGCCACGAGGCGGACGCCGCGCGCTTCGAGACGAACGCCGGCTGGTACGAGGAGGGCGTCTCCATCTCGGACGTGTTCGAGCGGCGCACCTCGCTGCTCAACTCGAACCGGGCGGCCGACGTGACGAGCGTCCACGACGCCTGGGACGGCTTCCTCGGCACCCAGCGCGAGGTCGCCATCGCCGACCGCCCGGTGGACGTCGAGATCGGCCTCGACGACGGCCCCAACCTCGATTTCGACGTCACCGCCGACGACATCGCCACCCCGACCGGTCCGCGGGCGCGCGCCCAGTCGGCCGAACTCACGGAGAACCCGCACGTCCCCCGTCCGGTGAAGAAGACGCTCGAGGACGACGACTGGAACGCCCAGGGCGCGATCACCTACCTCTACCGCCGCGGCCTCGACGTGTACGACATCAACACGGTGCTCTCGGCCGGCGCGCTCGGCCGGGGCGAGAACCGTCGGCTCGTCCCGACCAGGTGGTCCATCACCGCCGTCGACGACACCGTGAGCGAGTACCTCCGGGGCACGGTCCGGGACGCGCCCAGCGTCGACTCCGTCCAGGTGTGGCGAAACGAGTACCTGGGGAACGCGTTCTGGGTCGTGCTCGCACCCGGCGACTGGGAGTACGAACTCGTCGAGATGAAGGCGCCCGGGAGCATCTGGAACCCGGACCCGGCCGCGGGCGTCGCGATGTCGAGCGCCCACGAGAACCGCGAGGGCCGGACGGCCTACGTCGAGGAGACCGCCGGCGCCTACTACGCCGCACGCCTCGGCGTCCTCGAACACCTCTCGTCGGTCGGCCGGCAGGCGAAGGTGCTCGTCCTCCGGCACGTCTCCGACGAGTACTGGGGACCGGTCGGCGTCTGGCAGATCCGCGAGGCCGTCCGGAACGCCTTCGAGGGCGAGTACGGCGAGGCGGAGACGTTCGAGGCGGCGGTCAGATCGGTGACCGACCACCTGCCGGTGCCGCTGGGTCGCCTCCGGTCGAAGTCCACGATGGCCGCCGGGCTCCAGTCGAACCTCGCCGACTTCGGTGCGTAGGACTTACTGTACCGCCCCTTCACGGGGGAGCTATGGTCCCACTGTTCGGCGCGGTCCCCGGCGGCCCGGAGATGCTCATCATCCTCCTCGTGCTCGTGTTCCTGTTCGGCGTTCCGCTCGTGCTGCTGCTCGGCGGCGCGGCGCTCGGCGCGAAACTGTTCGCCGACTCCGGCGCGGACGACGAGCGCGTCGACCGACTCGCGGAGGAACTGGCGGAGACGAAGGCCGAACTCCGGGAACTCCGCGAGCGACAGGAGGGCGGTCCTGACGGGACGGACGACGTCCCCGATTCGACCGATCAGACGGAGTCGAGGTCGTCGTAAGCGGCGTCGACCATCCGGCCGGTCTCGGCGACGATCTCGTCCATCGCGTCGGCGTCGGCGTCGAGGCCGAGCAGTCGTCCGATGCGCATGATACTCACGTGGTACACCGTCTGGACGCCCGGTTCCTCCTGCCAGACGACGACGTTACACGGGAACAGTGCGCCGAGCCGTTTGTCCGTCGCGTCGAGCACGCGGTCCGCCATCTCGGGGTTGCACGCCCCCAGGACGTAGTACGGGTCGCGGTCCGCGCCCACCTTCTCGTTGAGTAGCTCGGAAGGGGAGAACTCGACCGGCACGCCGAACCCGTGTTCGAGGAACGTCTCACGGACGTGCTCGACGGCCTGCTCGTGGTCCATCTCCAGCGTCGCCCGCTTCTCGCCGATGTCGCCCGAAGATATCGCTTCCGGGTCTAACGGGAGCTTCATACCCAGCGGTTCGGGGCTGGGGAGGAAAAGCTTACTCGGCCGTCTCGACTGGGCCGCGGCCGATGACGTCGCCCACGGCGGAGACGAACGTCTGGCGCCGATCGAAGTACGTCACGTCGATGGAGTCGAGCACGCCGCGGAGTTCGCGAGGGCCGTCGGGCGTCCGGATGACCGCGTCGCCCTCCTTCTCGACGATACGGGACTTCTCCTGGGGCCAGGTGAGCCGCGAGGCGACCCGCGCCAGGGGGGCGCCCTCGACGTCGGGCCCCTCGCCGAGTTCGACGGCGGGCTCTTCGGCTTCCTCGGATTCGTCGTCGGCCATGCACGCGGGTTCGACAGCGTCGGGTGTAATCCTTTCCGTTCGCGGCGTCTCCCCCCTCGAGTGGGAGACGGGAAACTCTTCAACGGGTTCGTGCAAGCGGAGGGATACCGAGCCGGCGACCACTTTCACTCCGCGCAACACGCGTCTGACATACTGTTTTGTGTGATGGTCTCATAGGGCGCCTCATGACCAGTCTCGCGGAGGTGTACGAGGGCAAGGTCGGCGAGTACGCCAGCCTCCGGCGGCTGTATCTCGGGGTGGGGTTGTTCCTTCTCGGCGCGCTCCTCGTCGTCTGCGGTATCGTCGTGGCGGGGACGGACCCCGCCATCGACGCGCTCGGACTCACCGAAGCCCGGCAGTACGGCGGCGTGCTCGGCGGCCTGGGTGTCCCGGCCGTGTTCCTCGGCATCTTCACCGTGCTGCCCGCGGAACGCCGGACGCGCGCTGCGGCGGTCGTCGGCGCCGGCGTCGCCGTCCTCGGCGTCGCGCTGTTCGCCCACGCGTACCCCTGCCAGTGGTCCGGGTCGAACTGCGGCGCCGGCCTCGTGGACCTCACAATCCCGACCGCGGCCGTCTACTTCCTCGGCAGCATGACCACGTTCTGGTGCCTGTTCGTCGGGGTCGCGAACTTCAAGTCGCGCAACGACCCCGGCGGCACCGTCCGCCTCCAGGTCACCCGCGAGGGCGAGACGGAGATCATCGAGGTGCCGCGTTCGCAGGTCTCCGAGGTCCAGGGCGCGAAGGGCGCCATGGGCGGGCTCGGCGGCATCGGATTCATGGGCAACACCCCCGACGGCGACGTCGAGACGCAGACCAACCGGGGAGGCACGCGCCGAGCAGGCCCCGCGACGGGCGCCGACCCGGCCGCGAGCGACGGCGGCGCCTCGACGCAGGACATCCGGTCGCTTCGGGACGACACGAGTCCGTCGGCCTCCACCGAGTCCACGACGAGCACGCGGTCGCCATCGGCGCCGTCGTCACCCTCGAACCCCCGACCGTCGCCGACCGAACCTGCGTCGTCCTCGGCCGGCGGGTCGGCCGCCTCCGCGTCCGGTCGCACCGGTAACGCCGGGGGAGGTGCCGACGGCCGGGCGAAGAACGCCGGCGACGCCT belongs to Halorarum halophilum and includes:
- a CDS encoding DUF302 domain-containing protein, with translation MKLPLDPEAISSGDIGEKRATLEMDHEQAVEHVRETFLEHGFGVPVEFSPSELLNEKVGADRDPYYVLGACNPEMADRVLDATDKRLGALFPCNVVVWQEEPGVQTVYHVSIMRIGRLLGLDADADAMDEIVAETGRMVDAAYDDLDSV
- a CDS encoding DUF7108 family protein — protein: MAPENERTADGTDGDAEPGPEEGEEIGKEEETEELPERVVDEAERLTRLAREAVGEAEAEAYREDRSERLAEHEFTARVREPDDTLVLHPEEWLEDGVVRIERIEDTSRAVERTLSGPEDPDDWAAVEAHNAAVVERVAAEHGEPHRANARAFADFMGNHYAKRVEDATADEVAEFLEEYFPRNAWPSEEQRDAVTASVRLVTESADDFPPS
- a CDS encoding DUF5789 family protein gives rise to the protein MADDESEEAEEPAVELGEGPDVEGAPLARVASRLTWPQEKSRIVEKEGDAVIRTPDGPRELRGVLDSIDVTYFDRRQTFVSAVGDVIGRGPVETAE
- a CDS encoding preprotein translocase subunit TatA, whose product is MVPLFGAVPGGPEMLIILLVLVFLFGVPLVLLLGGAALGAKLFADSGADDERVDRLAEELAETKAELRELRERQEGGPDGTDDVPDSTDQTESRSS
- a CDS encoding transcription initiation factor IIB — translated: MTRPTRQREERGRRQWEDSGESETTEEADLDVDDIDEDELVRTGDGELMHEPTGLILEEDRIDPGPEWRAFNHSERQSKSRVGAPTTKTMHDKGLTTTIDWKDQDAYGRSISSKKRSQMHRLRKWQERIRTKDAGERNLQFALSEIDRMASALGVPRSVREVASVIYRRALKEDLIRGRSIEGVSTSALYAACRKEGIPRSLEEISEVSRVERKEIGRTYRYISQELGLEMKPVDPKKYVPRFSSELELSEEVQNKANDIIETTAEQGLLSGKSPTGYAAAAIYAASLLCNEKKTQREVADVAQVTEVTIRNRYQEQIEAMGIHA
- the rnhA gene encoding ribonuclease HI, which codes for MPVIECDPDAARSRLEEAGVAVSGGNTDHERWRAERDGATAVAYNDKVVVQGSDPAGLTTLLREGGGRGHVYFDGASRGNPGPAAIGWAIVTGDGVVAEGSERIGRTTNNKAEYAALVRALEGARDYGLDEVDVRGDSQLVVKQVRGEWNVNEPTLRERRVRARELLDGFDRWSIDHVPREINERADDLANEAFDGS
- the nreA gene encoding DNA repair protein NreA; protein product: MKLDDFMEFEVNERAERRRLAAEKSYELLDHMESFQHRFDEATSGDSMFGSVSPSIFVGRSNYPKVSTGILSPVGHEADAARFETNAGWYEEGVSISDVFERRTSLLNSNRAADVTSVHDAWDGFLGTQREVAIADRPVDVEIGLDDGPNLDFDVTADDIATPTGPRARAQSAELTENPHVPRPVKKTLEDDDWNAQGAITYLYRRGLDVYDINTVLSAGALGRGENRRLVPTRWSITAVDDTVSEYLRGTVRDAPSVDSVQVWRNEYLGNAFWVVLAPGDWEYELVEMKAPGSIWNPDPAAGVAMSSAHENREGRTAYVEETAGAYYAARLGVLEHLSSVGRQAKVLVLRHVSDEYWGPVGVWQIREAVRNAFEGEYGEAETFEAAVRSVTDHLPVPLGRLRSKSTMAAGLQSNLADFGA
- a CDS encoding DUF7139 domain-containing protein, which codes for MTSLAEVYEGKVGEYASLRRLYLGVGLFLLGALLVVCGIVVAGTDPAIDALGLTEARQYGGVLGGLGVPAVFLGIFTVLPAERRTRAAAVVGAGVAVLGVALFAHAYPCQWSGSNCGAGLVDLTIPTAAVYFLGSMTTFWCLFVGVANFKSRNDPGGTVRLQVTREGETEIIEVPRSQVSEVQGAKGAMGGLGGIGFMGNTPDGDVETQTNRGGTRRAGPATGADPAASDGGASTQDIRSLRDDTSPSASTESTTSTRSPSAPSSPSNPRPSPTEPASSSAGGSAASASGRTGNAGGGADGRAKNAGDAYCGSCGHFQYVRTENGMQPYCGLHDDLMDDMEACEEWNPR